From Doryrhamphus excisus isolate RoL2022-K1 chromosome 22, RoL_Dexc_1.0, whole genome shotgun sequence, one genomic window encodes:
- the arhgap17a gene encoding rho GTPase-activating protein 17a isoform X8: MKKQFNRMKQLANQTVGRAEKTEVLSDDLLQIERRMELVRVVSHNTHKKMVSCLQGHIGADAEKRHSVPRLYTGNGQKKLPLTALSQAMIEGGSQLGEDSLIGKMMEVCGDAESRLASELMQHELQIEKDILDPLSQLAEVDIPNILKQRKQLAKLVLDYDSARARWLQATKSIISGTNTQALTAKADLLKEEMDEAMNKVELCKDQLAADMYSFFSKEGDYACYFVTLLEAQAEYHRKSLSLLESVLPTIQAQQDTWTEKPAFGTALDEHLKRSGREIALPIEACVMMLLETGMKEEGLFRIAAGASKLKKLKAALDCSTSQLEEFYSDPHAVAGALKSYLRELPEPLMTHQHYDEWTQACSVSDPDKRLQALWVVCDKLPKNNKTNLRYLVKFLAKLAQDSEINKMTPSNIAIVLGPNLLWAKTEGSLAEMAAATSVHVVAIIEPIIQHADWFFPEDVDFNVSGMFAMPVPASNHNNHLDYDSVTIERKRPGSLVGPETDTTRKDNSTPNKHSDHTIRRGSTTLGRKQHTSPAFQPPLPPVETPGQQGHSAGQVPQPSAEPLAQAPSVGTGGPDTSHSLPQGLAALAAAQQLLAQHTEELSNPKLRDPTAAPAPLLQRSGSGSGSHAAGQLGSGTGGAGSMGSSPHMTRRAERKLAALYATKKQAPAPPKPPNPPPSQPSASVNPSSSSVTSQPLSPPPRPLSSHSPTSPTSPVPQQYNTPRRHSSNQPPIQAPNHPPPEPPTQASSPSLTGGDQQSTEPSPPDSPTPPDTPPPSAASYQDGAQVAPPSPSPYQSGSLPRPRPVPKPRNRPNIPPPPQPTPMASDSNGICATAYKMMG; encoded by the exons AGCGGAGAAAACAGAAGTTCTCAGCGATGACCTTTTACAG ATTGAACGGCGGATGGAGTTGGTGCGTGTGGTgtcccacaacacacacaagaagaTGGTCTCGTGTCTGCAGGGACATATTGGAGCAGATGCAGAGAAAAGACAT TCCGTACCGCGCCTCTATACAGGAAATGGTCAG AAAAAGCTTCCTTTGACAGCATTGTCTCAAGCTATGATAGAAGGTGGGAGCCAGCTGGGAGAAGACTCTTTAATAGG GAAGATGATGGAGGTATGCGGGGATGCGGAGAGCCGTCTGGCATCTGAATTGATGCAACATGAGCTGCAGATCGAGAAAGACATCTTGGATCCTCTCAGCCAACTTGCGGAG GTGGACATCCCCAACATCCTGAAACAGAGGAAACAGTTGGCCAAATTGGTGCTGGACTATGATTCTGCCAGAGCGAG ATGGTTGCAGGCGACCAAGTCAATAATCTCAGGAACAAACACTCAAGCACTGACAGCCAAGGCTGATCTACTCAAGGAGGAGATGGATGAAGCCATGAACAAAGTGGAGCTTTGCAAG GACCAGCTTGCCGCAGACATGTACAGTTTCTTCTCAAAAGAAGGAGACTATGCCTGCTATTTTGTAACG CTCCTAGAAGCTCAGGCGGAATACCACAGAAAATCTCTCTCTCTGCTGGAGAGTGTCTTGCCCACCATCCAGGCTCAGCAAG ATACATGGACAGAGAAACCCGCCTTTGGCACGGCGCTGGATGAACACCTTAAAAGGAGTGGGCGGGAAATCGCACTGCCCATAGAGGCCTGTGTCATGATGCTGTTGGAGACTGGAATGAAGGAAGAG GGTCTGTTCAGAATTGCAGCTGGGGCATCCAAACTAAAGAAGTTAAAGGCAGCGCTGGATTGTTCTACTTCGCAGTTGGAGGAGTTCTACTCTGACCCCCATGCTGTTGCTG GAGCACTAAAGTCCTACCTGAGGGAACTCCCTGAACCTCTAATGACCCACCAGCATTATGATGAATGGACCCAGGCATGCAG TGTATCGGATCCAGACAAGAGGCTTCAGGCTCTGTGGGTTGTATGTGATAAACTACCAAAGAACAACAAAACCAACCTGAG GTATCTGGTGAAGTTCCTGGCCAAACTGGCTCAGGACAGCGAGATAAATAAAATGACTCCCAGCAACATCGCCATTGTCCTTGGACCCAATCTGCTTTGGGCTAAGACTGAAGG GAGTTTGGCAGAGATGGCTGCAGCTACCTCTGTGCATGTTGTGGCCATCATAGAACCCATCATCCAGCATGCTGACTGGTTCTTTCCTGAGG ATGTGGACTTCAATGTTTCCGGCATGTTTGCAATGCCGGTACCTGCATCCAACCACAACAATCATCTAGATTATGACAGCGTGACTATTGAGAGGAAGAGACCAGGCAGTTTGGTGGGACCAGAGACAGACACAACACGCAAAGACAA TAGCACCCCTAACAAGCACTCGGACCACACCATCCGTAGAGGCAGTACCACCTTAGGTAGAAAGCAGCACACCTCACCTGCCTTCCAGCCTCCTTTACCCCCTGTGGAGACTCCAGGGCAGCAGGGACACAGCGCCGGGCAGGTCCCGCAGCCCTCGGCCGAGCCCCTTGCCCAAGCTCCTTCTGTGGGAACTGGGGGGCCCGATACCTCTCATAGCTTGCCACAGGGTCTCGCTGCCCTTGCTGCCGCCCAGCAGCTTCTAGCACAGCACACAGAGGAGCTCAG CAACCCAAAGCTACGAGACCCCACAGCCGCTCCCGCACCCCTACTCCAGCGTAGTGGTTCTGGATCGGGGAGCCATGCTGCTGGCCAGCTGGGCAGCGGGACCGGTGGGGCGGGATCCATGGGTTCCAGTCCACATATGACGCGTAGAG CTGAGAGGAAGCTCGCAGCTCTATACG CTACCAAGAAGCAGGCACCTGCTCCACCCAAGCCTCCAAACCCTCCCCCGAGTCAGCCCTCCGCTTCAGTGAACCCTTCTTCCTCATCGGTCACATCTCAACCCCTCAGTCCGCCTCCAAGACCCCTATCCAGCCACTCCCCCACCTCACCCACGTCTCCTGTCCCTCAGCAATACAACACACCCCGGCGCCACTCCAGTAATCAACCTCCAATTCAGGCCCCCAACCATCCACCTCCAGAGCCACCGACACAGGCCAGTTCTCCCAGTCTGACTGGTGGGGACCAGCAGAGCACGGAGCCCTCGCCCCCAGACTCACCTACCCCTCCAGACACTCCTCCACCCTCCGCTGCCTCTTACCAGGATGGCGCTCAGGTCGCCCCTCCTTCACCGTCTCCCTACCAGTCGGGGTCGCTCCCCCGACCGCGACCCGTCCCCAAGCCCAGGAACAGACCCAACATCCCCCCTCCACCGCAGCCCACCCCCATGGCCAGCGACAGCAACGGGATCTGTGCCACAGCTTACAAGATGATGG GCTAA